A genome region from Elusimicrobiota bacterium includes the following:
- a CDS encoding PAS domain S-box protein: protein MNSTALHEKLITSEIRYRRLFEAAKDGILILDASTGKIIDINPYLIKMLEYTKEELLGKNLWELGLFKNTVASKVSFKKLQDKEYIRYDNLPLETKNGKRLEFEFVSNVYQEGDRKVIQCNIRDNSERKLAEKSRITLQQQQLLLKNNEAEQLKAYNRQLSLQNAILDSIINSAARTLIIALDKHYCYMAFNKNHRLEMKKVYNAEIEIGKSMLDYISIPITRSAAKISFDRVLNGESFVEQQFQPNTGSYYEFNWNPINSQDGKVVGINLFVNDISERKKTENELKQSEAKYRNIFEQSNNAIIIADVDTGIILDANQSAEILLGRNKQEIIGMNRSLIHPLNEKEIYEKQFRDHVEKEKISYDEAIIVRKNGTQSLVQINASIIELKGKKVIQGIFQDITEHKRMEEEKEKLTYQLLQSQKIESIGILAGGIAHDFNNLLTTIKGYSDLIKSSINETNPINADVNEIIKASSRAADLTRQLLLYSRKQPMNVINLNVNRIIENIAKMLKRIIGEDIRVQMDLVPDLWDISADESQIEQIIVNLTNNARDAMAIGGILTVKTENIILDKEQAMPIIDAYPGRFIRFSFQDSGIGIGENVLPHIFEPFYTTKDVGKGTGLGLSVVYGIVKQHKGWINVCSESGKGTIFKIYLPKSSATLGVEVTKETTKYQDVKGHGERILVVEDEEGISKMVKRFLSSNGYIVFIAKTVKEALEVYKTEKGNFNLVISDVILPDKTGLELVTQLLLDNPKLKIILSSGYLDDKSEWKMIQKKGYKYIQKPFELKQLLVAVKEVLGK, encoded by the coding sequence ATGAATTCAACAGCGTTACACGAAAAACTTATTACTTCTGAAATCCGTTACCGCCGCCTTTTTGAAGCTGCAAAAGATGGGATATTAATTCTTGATGCAAGCACGGGTAAAATAATAGATATTAATCCTTATTTAATTAAAATGCTTGAATATACAAAAGAGGAGTTGCTTGGTAAGAATCTCTGGGAACTAGGCCTTTTTAAAAATACTGTTGCAAGCAAAGTATCTTTTAAGAAATTACAGGACAAAGAATATATCCGTTATGACAATTTACCCCTGGAAACCAAAAACGGTAAACGTCTGGAATTTGAGTTTGTAAGCAATGTTTATCAAGAAGGCGATAGAAAAGTCATACAGTGCAACATCCGGGATAATTCAGAGCGCAAATTAGCGGAAAAATCACGAATAACACTTCAGCAGCAACAGTTACTCCTAAAAAATAATGAAGCGGAACAACTCAAAGCATACAATCGGCAATTGAGCTTACAGAATGCTATTCTAGATTCTATCATCAATAGCGCAGCAAGAACGCTTATTATTGCACTTGATAAACATTACTGTTATATGGCTTTTAACAAGAACCATCGTTTGGAAATGAAAAAAGTATATAACGCCGAAATTGAAATCGGTAAATCTATGCTGGATTACATCAGCATTCCGATAACTAGGTCAGCTGCAAAGATTAGTTTTGACCGCGTGCTTAATGGAGAAAGTTTTGTTGAACAGCAATTTCAGCCAAATACAGGCAGCTATTATGAATTTAACTGGAACCCGATTAATTCTCAGGATGGAAAAGTTGTTGGGATAAATCTATTTGTCAACGACATCAGTGAGCGCAAGAAAACAGAGAACGAACTAAAACAAAGCGAAGCAAAATATAGGAACATATTCGAACAATCTAATAATGCAATCATTATTGCAGATGTTGATACCGGAATAATCCTTGATGCGAACCAAAGTGCAGAAATATTATTGGGTAGAAACAAACAAGAAATCATTGGAATGAATAGATCTCTGATACATCCTTTAAATGAAAAAGAAATTTATGAAAAGCAATTTCGGGATCATGTTGAAAAAGAAAAAATATCGTATGACGAGGCAATAATTGTTAGGAAGAACGGAACTCAATCCCTGGTACAAATAAATGCTTCTATAATAGAACTAAAAGGAAAAAAAGTAATACAGGGTATCTTCCAGGATATCACCGAGCATAAGCGGATGGAAGAAGAAAAAGAAAAACTGACATACCAGCTTCTACAATCACAGAAAATTGAATCCATTGGCATTCTTGCCGGCGGTATTGCGCATGATTTCAATAACCTGCTAACCACCATCAAAGGATATTCTGATCTGATAAAGAGCAGTATAAACGAAACGAATCCCATAAATGCTGATGTAAATGAAATAATAAAAGCTAGCAGCCGCGCAGCGGATCTTACAAGGCAATTACTTCTTTACAGCAGAAAACAACCTATGAATGTAATAAACCTTAATGTAAACAGGATTATAGAAAACATAGCAAAAATGCTAAAACGCATTATTGGCGAGGATATTCGAGTACAAATGGATTTGGTTCCTGATCTATGGGATATTTCTGCGGATGAATCACAAATTGAACAAATTATTGTGAATCTAACAAACAATGCACGTGATGCAATGGCTATAGGAGGAATCCTGACTGTAAAAACTGAGAATATAATATTAGATAAAGAACAAGCTATGCCTATTATTGACGCATATCCCGGCAGATTTATCAGGTTTTCATTTCAGGACAGTGGGATAGGAATAGGTGAAAACGTTTTACCGCACATATTTGAACCGTTCTATACAACAAAAGACGTAGGGAAAGGTACGGGCCTTGGGCTGTCAGTGGTATATGGTATTGTTAAACAGCATAAAGGATGGATAAATGTTTGTAGCGAATCCGGTAAAGGAACTATATTTAAAATATACCTTCCTAAATCTTCAGCAACACTTGGTGTGGAAGTAACAAAAGAGACAACTAAGTATCAAGATGTTAAAGGGCACGGAGAAAGAATTTTAGTTGTTGAAGATGAAGAAGGAATAAGCAAAATGGTTAAGAGGTTTCTCTCATCAAATGGCTATATTGTGTTTATAGCAAAAACTGTTAAAGAAGCGCTTGAAGTATATAAAACTGAAAAAGGGAATTTTAACCTGGTTATCAGCGATGTCATACTGCCGGATAAAACAGGCCTTGAATTAGTTACCCAACTGCTGTTAGATAATCCTAAACTCAAAATAATTTTATCTAGCGGGTATCTTGACGATAAATCCGAGTGGAAAATGATACAGAAAAAGGGGTATAAGTACATTCAGAAGCCTTTTGAGTTAAAACAATTGCTCGTTGCTGTAAAAGAAGTTTTGGGTAAATAA
- a CDS encoding glycyl-radical enzyme activating protein, with protein MISSAGQNREAVVFDIQRFSIHDGPGIRTTVFFKGCPLHCWWCHNPESWSSQPDLFFNKAECISCHHCIKSCKTGAVTQKGFDRAKCLTCGDCTAGCPVSAREIVGTKVSLPRLMKEVLKDKVFYDYSSGGVTVSGGEPLNQSGFVTNFFMECKKNRISTALQTCGYGSKNGLLSVLKYTDIVMLDIKHIDDKKHREATGVSNRLILENAELISKTGIPMVIRIPVIPGFNSTRNEIVGITKFVTRLKMVNKILLLKYHNLGMYKWNFLGKKPPVFPAGISNTEFKRLCSVSKAISFDDNISLI; from the coding sequence ATGATATCATCCGCAGGACAGAACAGGGAAGCGGTAGTATTTGATATCCAGCGGTTCTCGATCCATGACGGGCCGGGGATCAGGACAACAGTGTTTTTTAAAGGGTGTCCTTTACACTGTTGGTGGTGCCATAATCCTGAATCGTGGTCCAGCCAACCGGACTTGTTTTTTAATAAAGCCGAATGTATATCCTGCCATCACTGTATAAAATCATGTAAGACAGGTGCGGTGACACAAAAAGGATTCGATAGAGCTAAATGTCTAACCTGCGGGGATTGTACTGCCGGATGCCCGGTATCGGCAAGGGAAATTGTTGGTACAAAAGTATCTCTTCCCCGCCTGATGAAAGAAGTATTGAAAGATAAAGTGTTTTACGATTACAGTTCCGGAGGGGTAACAGTATCGGGAGGCGAACCTCTTAACCAGTCCGGGTTCGTGACAAACTTTTTTATGGAATGTAAGAAAAACAGGATTTCTACAGCCTTACAGACCTGCGGGTATGGAAGCAAGAACGGTTTGTTATCGGTACTAAAGTATACGGACATTGTAATGCTGGATATCAAGCATATTGATGATAAGAAACACAGGGAAGCAACCGGTGTGTCAAATAGGTTGATCCTGGAAAACGCGGAACTTATCTCAAAAACCGGAATCCCTATGGTAATACGGATACCTGTGATACCGGGATTTAACAGCACAAGAAATGAAATTGTGGGGATAACAAAATTCGTTACCCGCTTGAAAATGGTTAACAAAATATTGTTGCTAAAATATCACAATCTGGGAATGTACAAATGGAATTTTCTCGGTAAGAAGCCTCCGGTATTTCCTGCTGGTATAAGTAATACTGAATTCAAAAGGTTATGTTCTGTCTCTAAAGCAATTTCTTTTGATGACAATATAAGTCTTATATAG